One Gammaproteobacteria bacterium DNA segment encodes these proteins:
- a CDS encoding ABC transporter permease has protein sequence MNWTAALQLALRALWRNKSRATLTALGVIIGVASVIAMVSIGAGAQQRIAAQLESMGTNSLMIRSGTMTHGGVRSGAGTTTLSYAYADAEAIADLPGVIAVAPTVRTSAQARYRGTNWGTAVEGVTPDYFRVRSWALAEGEPFSERHVASAAHVCLLGQTVARELFGLANPIGESIVITGVACRILGVLEEKGASAWGSDQDDRIFAPLTTVQRKLMGITHVDYIEVQAAGRELTFQVIDEVKRLLRQRHRLQAGQEDDFRIHNRAELAQASEESAQVFTYLLGSIASVSLLVGGIGIMNIMLVSVTERTREIGIRMALGARRRDILWQFLLEALLLSGAGGALGMVLGLSSAAILSRVSSFPVAITPWAVVLAFSFSVLVGIFFGLHPARKASRMRPIDALRYE, from the coding sequence ATGAACTGGACCGCCGCATTGCAACTGGCCCTGCGCGCCCTGTGGCGCAACAAGAGCCGCGCCACTCTCACCGCCCTGGGTGTGATCATCGGCGTGGCCTCGGTGATCGCCATGGTGTCCATCGGCGCCGGGGCCCAACAGCGCATCGCCGCGCAACTGGAGAGCATGGGCACCAACAGCCTGATGATTCGCTCCGGAACCATGACCCACGGCGGGGTGCGCAGCGGCGCCGGCACCACCACCCTGTCCTATGCCTATGCCGACGCCGAGGCCATCGCCGACCTGCCCGGCGTCATCGCCGTGGCCCCCACGGTGCGCACCTCGGCCCAGGCGCGCTACCGGGGCACCAACTGGGGCACGGCGGTGGAGGGCGTCACACCCGACTACTTCCGCGTACGCAGCTGGGCCCTGGCCGAGGGCGAACCCTTTAGCGAACGGCATGTGGCCAGCGCCGCCCATGTCTGCCTGCTGGGGCAAACGGTGGCGCGGGAGCTGTTTGGCCTGGCCAATCCCATCGGTGAATCCATTGTGATCACCGGCGTGGCCTGCCGGATACTGGGCGTGCTGGAGGAGAAAGGGGCCTCGGCCTGGGGCTCCGATCAGGACGACCGCATCTTCGCGCCACTCACCACCGTACAGCGCAAACTGATGGGCATTACCCACGTGGATTACATCGAGGTGCAGGCCGCCGGCCGCGAGCTCACCTTCCAGGTGATCGACGAGGTCAAACGGCTGTTGCGCCAACGCCATCGCCTGCAAGCGGGACAGGAAGACGACTTCCGCATTCATAACCGCGCCGAACTGGCCCAGGCCTCGGAAGAAAGCGCCCAGGTGTTCACCTATCTGCTGGGCAGCATCGCCTCGGTGTCCCTGCTGGTGGGGGGCATCGGCATCATGAATATCATGCTGGTGTCCGTCACCGAACGCACCCGCGAGATCGGCATCCGCATGGCCCTCGGCGCACGGCGACGCGACATCCTCTGGCAGTTTCTGCTCGAGGCCCTGCTACTGAGCGGCGCCGGCGGCGCGCTGGGCATGGTGCTGGGACTCAGTAGCGCGGCGATCCTGTCCCGCGTCTCCAGCTTCCCGGTCGCCATCACCCCCTGGGCGGTGGTGCTGGCCTTTTCCTTTTCCGTGCTGGTGGGCATCTTTTTCGGCCTGCATCCCGCCCGCAAGGCGTCACGCATGAGGCCCATTGACGCCCTGCGTTATGAATAG
- a CDS encoding cold-shock protein, translated as MTTGTVKWFNEAKGFGFISQDNGGDDVFVHFNAIQGSGFKTLAEGQPVTFDVENGPKGLQASNVTA; from the coding sequence ATGACTACAGGTACTGTAAAGTGGTTCAACGAAGCCAAAGGTTTCGGTTTTATTTCTCAGGATAATGGCGGCGATGACGTATTCGTGCATTTCAATGCCATCCAGGGTTCGGGCTTCAAAACCCTGGCTGAAGGTCAGCCGGTCACGTTTGACGTAGAGAACGGCCCCAAAGGCCTTCAGGCGTCTAACGTTACTGCCTAA
- a CDS encoding CbiX/SirB N-terminal domain-containing protein yields the protein MHALLIISHGSRRAQSNDEVVQLCQLVSEHVEGDFDLVRAAFLELASPSIPEGIKRCVDDGAECVTIVPYFLAAGRHVAEDIPSIVNAARVEFPETMLSIAPHLGAFEGMARMLAEVARAQGGGRD from the coding sequence ATGCACGCATTGTTAATCATATCTCACGGTAGTCGCAGGGCGCAGTCCAACGACGAGGTGGTTCAGCTGTGTCAGCTTGTCAGTGAGCACGTGGAGGGCGATTTTGATCTGGTGCGGGCGGCATTTCTGGAGCTGGCAAGCCCCTCGATTCCCGAAGGCATAAAACGCTGTGTTGATGATGGCGCGGAGTGCGTCACCATCGTGCCCTATTTTCTGGCGGCGGGCAGGCATGTTGCCGAGGACATTCCCTCGATAGTGAATGCGGCCCGTGTCGAGTTTCCCGAGACGATGCTTTCTATCGCCCCGCATCTTGGTGCGTTTGAGGGTATGGCGCGGATGCTGGCGGAGGTTGCCAGGGCGCAGGGCGGTGGTCGCGACTAG
- a CDS encoding deoxyribodipyrimidine photo-lyase, translating to MQTTILWFRRDLRLHDNPALNRACDNGGSILPIYIHAPQEERPWAPGAASRWWLHHSLLALDTQLRAYGLRLHYFAGASESVLAEIIQQTGAGALVFNRLYEPHLQQRDRALEDRLGHNIKLTAFDAGLLATPGTVLNNQQQPYRVFTPFYKKLRPIVDAVYADYPIRFPLASAKKLSSPRVRSALPLQALGLLDSHPWHHKLAKHWTPGESHSLDLLDRFVDGAMEGYPQDRDIPSVEGTSRLSPGLHFGELTPQQIYRRILPILNGAGGKGATTAAEVFLRQLIWREFAHHILWHFPQTATQPMNPRYKKSFWRSNRRDFSRWTAGKTGIPIVDAGMRQLWETGWMHNRVRMITSSLLTKNMGINWTQGAHWFWETLVDANLANNTMGWQWVAGCGVDASPYYRIFNPVTQAKRFDPRDAYIRQWLPDYQSTGYPAPMVDLASSRQIALARYQQDIKSG from the coding sequence ATGCAGACGACCATCCTCTGGTTTCGGCGCGACCTGCGCCTGCACGACAACCCCGCGCTGAACCGGGCCTGTGATAACGGCGGCTCAATATTGCCCATCTATATCCATGCCCCGCAGGAGGAGCGACCCTGGGCGCCGGGCGCTGCCTCGCGCTGGTGGCTGCACCACAGCCTGCTGGCGTTGGACACGCAGTTACGCGCTTACGGCCTCCGGCTGCACTATTTCGCCGGCGCCAGTGAGTCGGTGCTGGCGGAGATCATCCAGCAGACCGGGGCCGGTGCGCTGGTCTTCAACCGCCTGTACGAACCGCATTTGCAGCAGCGCGACCGGGCGCTGGAAGACAGGTTGGGGCATAACATTAAGCTGACCGCCTTTGATGCCGGCCTGCTGGCGACGCCGGGAACGGTGCTCAACAATCAGCAACAGCCCTACCGGGTGTTCACGCCCTTTTATAAAAAACTCAGGCCGATCGTCGATGCCGTGTACGCCGACTACCCGATCCGCTTTCCCTTGGCGAGCGCGAAAAAGCTCTCCTCGCCCCGTGTCCGTTCTGCTCTCCCGTTGCAGGCGCTCGGACTGCTGGACAGCCATCCCTGGCACCACAAGCTCGCCAAGCACTGGACGCCCGGTGAGTCGCACAGCCTGGATCTGCTCGACCGTTTTGTAGACGGAGCGATGGAGGGTTATCCGCAGGACCGCGACATTCCCTCGGTGGAGGGTACCTCCCGCCTGTCTCCCGGTCTGCACTTTGGCGAGCTGACGCCGCAGCAGATCTACCGGCGTATACTGCCGATCCTCAATGGGGCAGGGGGCAAAGGCGCGACCACCGCGGCCGAGGTTTTTCTGCGGCAGCTGATCTGGCGTGAGTTTGCTCATCACATTTTGTGGCACTTTCCGCAGACCGCCACCCAGCCGATGAATCCGCGTTATAAAAAATCCTTCTGGCGCAGCAACCGGCGCGACTTTTCGCGCTGGACGGCGGGTAAAACCGGCATCCCCATCGTCGATGCCGGCATGCGCCAGCTGTGGGAGACGGGGTGGATGCATAACCGCGTGCGGATGATCACCAGTTCCCTGTTGACCAAAAATATGGGCATCAACTGGACGCAGGGCGCGCACTGGTTCTGGGAGACCCTGGTGGATGCGAATCTCGCCAACAACACCATGGGCTGGCAGTGGGTGGCCGGCTGTGGCGTGGATGCCTCGCCGTACTACCGGATATTCAATCCCGTCACCCAGGCGAAGCGATTTGATCCCAGGGACGCCTATATCCGGCAGTGGCTGCCGGACTATCAATCCACCGGCTATCCCGCGCCGATGGTCGATCTGGCCAGCAGTCGACAGATCGCCCTGGCCCGCTATCAGCAGGACATCAAGTCCGGCTAG
- a CDS encoding MBL fold metallo-hydrolase — protein MRTPTTVFIGLSLFAGLLAMGTAQAYTPKAEKVTENVYAFIGPLGQRSEENDGLNNNLGFIIADTGVILIDSGASRIGAQRVEAAIAAVTDKPVKWVINTGSQDHRWLGNDYFASRGAEIIAMARTVETQKKYADAQMKNMQGFLKQRFEGTVPKQADRIIAGESASLDLDGQQLELRYTHAHYPGDIRVWLPAQSVVFSGDLIYVDRIFTVLPWSSVKNGQQAFHELVALKPRFIVPGHGGVSTVEKAKRDCGDYYDFLVNTIGAGAREMESMQDILKQYEDLPQFRHLEHFDSLHRTNMNRTYLEFEQL, from the coding sequence ATGCGAACACCTACTACTGTGTTTATCGGGCTGAGCCTTTTTGCCGGCCTGTTGGCGATGGGCACGGCGCAGGCCTATACCCCGAAGGCCGAGAAGGTTACCGAGAACGTCTATGCCTTCATCGGCCCGCTGGGCCAGCGTAGTGAAGAGAATGACGGGCTCAATAACAATCTCGGTTTTATTATTGCCGACACCGGCGTCATCCTGATTGATTCCGGCGCCAGCCGCATCGGGGCGCAGCGGGTAGAGGCGGCCATCGCGGCGGTGACCGATAAGCCGGTGAAATGGGTGATCAATACCGGCAGTCAGGACCATCGCTGGCTGGGTAATGACTACTTTGCCTCCCGGGGGGCCGAGATCATCGCCATGGCGCGCACGGTGGAGACGCAGAAGAAATATGCCGATGCCCAGATGAAAAACATGCAGGGCTTCCTGAAGCAGCGCTTCGAGGGAACTGTGCCGAAACAGGCCGACAGGATCATTGCGGGCGAGTCGGCCAGCCTTGACCTGGATGGTCAGCAGCTGGAGCTGCGTTATACCCATGCGCATTACCCCGGCGATATCCGGGTGTGGCTGCCGGCACAGTCGGTGGTCTTTTCGGGCGACCTTATCTATGTCGATCGCATCTTCACCGTGCTGCCCTGGTCCAGCGTGAAGAATGGGCAGCAGGCCTTTCACGAGCTGGTTGCGCTCAAGCCCCGCTTCATCGTGCCCGGCCATGGCGGCGTCAGCACGGTAGAAAAGGCGAAACGTGACTGCGGCGACTATTATGATTTTCTGGTCAACACCATCGGTGCCGGTGCACGGGAGATGGAATCCATGCAGGATATTCTCAAGCAGTATGAAGACCTGCCCCAGTTCCGGCACCTGGAACATTTTGACAGCCTGCACCGCACCAACATGAATCGCACCTATCTTGAGTTCGAGCAGCTTTAA
- a CDS encoding cation diffusion facilitator family transporter — protein sequence MHNHAPASTGQRSLYLAAALTLGFAAVEAGAGWWSNSLALMSDAGHMLADTSALLIAALGAWFAQRVPTHRFSYGLGQAEFVAAFCNGLLMLVVVSSVIYHAIERLAQPLEIWGEAVTVVAFVGLLINILVLYLLGHGHGAADLNRRAAMLHVLGDLLASVAALVSGLVIWWLGWSMIDPILSLVIVALILFSTFRLLRESVQGLLSGVPLGLSLQAIGTDMAGVPGVESVHDLHVWSLTSNRVALSAHVVVSDLGQWDFLLQDLRNLLRERHGIEHVTLQPELRVRPVSLTQTPAARGAPH from the coding sequence ATGCACAATCACGCCCCTGCCTCGACGGGACAACGCAGTCTTTATCTCGCCGCCGCGCTGACACTGGGTTTTGCCGCGGTGGAGGCCGGGGCGGGCTGGTGGTCCAATTCGCTGGCCTTGATGAGCGATGCGGGGCACATGCTGGCCGATACCAGCGCCCTGCTCATCGCCGCGTTGGGTGCGTGGTTCGCGCAGCGCGTACCCACCCACCGCTTTAGTTACGGTCTTGGCCAGGCGGAGTTTGTGGCCGCCTTCTGCAACGGCCTGCTGATGCTGGTGGTAGTCAGTAGTGTCATCTACCATGCCATCGAGCGGCTGGCCCAGCCGCTGGAGATCTGGGGCGAGGCGGTGACCGTGGTGGCCTTTGTCGGTCTGCTGATCAACATCCTGGTGCTGTATCTGCTGGGCCATGGCCACGGCGCGGCCGACCTCAACCGACGCGCGGCCATGTTGCATGTGCTGGGCGATCTGCTGGCCTCGGTGGCCGCCTTGGTGTCGGGGCTGGTGATCTGGTGGCTGGGCTGGAGCATGATCGATCCGATCCTGTCCCTGGTCATCGTCGCCCTGATCCTCTTTTCCACGTTCCGGCTGCTGCGTGAGTCGGTGCAGGGGCTGTTGTCGGGCGTCCCGCTGGGGCTGTCACTGCAGGCCATCGGCACCGACATGGCGGGCGTGCCGGGGGTGGAGTCGGTGCATGACCTGCATGTCTGGTCGCTGACCTCCAACCGGGTTGCACTCTCCGCGCACGTGGTGGTGAGCGACCTGGGCCAGTGGGATTTCCTGCTGCAGGATCTCCGAAACCTGCTGCGAGAACGCCACGGCATCGAGCACGTCACCCTGCAACCGGAGCTGCGCGTCCGGCCGGTGAGCTTAACGCAGACACCGGCCGCACGCGGCGCGCCCCATTAA
- a CDS encoding DUF2789 domain-containing protein, whose amino-acid sequence MQHHFHNFSELFAQLGLGSSPEEIERFLYQHAPLAGDVALPDAPFWSPTQAAFLREALAEDGDWSEVVDMLNVALRQDLPIANRA is encoded by the coding sequence ATGCAACATCACTTTCACAACTTCAGCGAACTGTTTGCCCAGTTGGGTCTGGGTAGCAGCCCGGAGGAGATCGAGCGCTTTCTGTATCAGCATGCGCCGCTTGCCGGTGATGTCGCCTTGCCCGATGCGCCGTTCTGGTCGCCGACCCAGGCGGCCTTTCTGCGGGAGGCGCTGGCCGAAGACGGCGACTGGAGTGAGGTCGTGGATATGCTGAACGTGGCCCTGAGACAGGACCTGCCCATAGCAAACCGGGCATGA
- the arsJ gene encoding organoarsenical effux MFS transporter ArsJ: MEQGLRNYLVVTGAYWAFTVTDGAIRMLVVLYFHLLGYSPFEVAMLFLFYELFGMVTNLVGGWLGSRIGLNLTMHIGMGLQVFALAMLMVPEAWLTVAYVMAAQALSGIAKDLNKMSAKASVKTLLPARGSDSTLFKWIAILTGSKNALKGVGFFVGALLLQGLGFRGALGLLSGGLLLVLLLSISLLPAGLGKAKVRPAFSRVFAKTAAINWLSAARFFLFGARDVWFVVALPVYLYSVFAWSFMQVGGFLALWIIGYGVVQASAPRLLRRSHQGRGPDGATARRWAFGLAILPALMATALGMDFQPQLVLITGLIGFGAVFAINSAVHSYLIVAWSEHEAVSMNVGFYYMANAGGRLLGTVLSGLIYQTQGLTGCLWWSCLFVLAAGLLSIPLSKGRGAAPSV; the protein is encoded by the coding sequence ATGGAACAGGGCCTGCGCAATTACCTGGTTGTTACCGGTGCCTACTGGGCCTTTACCGTGACCGACGGCGCGATCCGTATGCTGGTGGTGCTGTATTTCCACCTGCTGGGGTATTCGCCGTTTGAGGTGGCGATGCTGTTTCTGTTTTATGAGTTGTTCGGCATGGTCACCAACCTGGTCGGTGGCTGGCTGGGGTCGCGGATCGGCCTGAATCTCACCATGCATATCGGCATGGGTCTGCAGGTGTTTGCGCTGGCGATGTTGATGGTGCCCGAGGCCTGGTTGACGGTGGCCTATGTGATGGCGGCGCAGGCGTTGTCGGGCATCGCCAAGGACCTCAACAAGATGTCGGCCAAGGCCAGTGTGAAAACGCTGTTGCCGGCGCGCGGCAGCGATTCCACCCTGTTTAAATGGATCGCCATCCTGACCGGTTCCAAGAATGCGCTGAAGGGCGTGGGCTTTTTTGTCGGCGCGCTGTTGTTGCAGGGGCTGGGATTCAGGGGCGCGCTGGGGCTGCTGTCCGGCGGGCTGCTGCTGGTGTTGCTGCTCAGCATCAGTCTGTTGCCGGCCGGTCTGGGCAAGGCAAAAGTCCGCCCCGCGTTCTCCCGCGTGTTTGCCAAAACGGCCGCGATCAACTGGCTGTCGGCGGCGCGCTTTTTTCTGTTTGGTGCGCGTGATGTCTGGTTTGTGGTGGCCCTGCCGGTCTATCTGTACAGCGTGTTTGCATGGAGCTTCATGCAGGTCGGCGGTTTTCTCGCCCTGTGGATTATCGGTTACGGCGTAGTGCAGGCCAGCGCCCCGCGGCTGCTGCGCCGCAGCCATCAGGGCCGTGGCCCGGACGGCGCCACCGCCCGGCGCTGGGCGTTTGGCCTGGCCATCCTGCCGGCGCTGATGGCGACCGCGCTGGGTATGGATTTTCAGCCGCAGCTGGTGCTGATCACCGGGCTGATCGGTTTCGGTGCGGTGTTCGCGATCAACTCGGCGGTGCACTCCTATCTCATCGTCGCCTGGTCCGAACATGAGGCGGTGTCCATGAATGTCGGTTTCTACTATATGGCCAATGCCGGTGGGCGCCTGCTCGGCACCGTGCTTTCGGGGCTGATCTATCAGACGCAGGGCCTGACGGGTTGCCTGTGGTGGTCGTGCCTGTTTGTGCTTGCCGCGGGGCTGCTCTCCATTCCCCTGTCAAAGGGGCGCGGGGCGGCGCCGTCGGTCTGA
- a CDS encoding ArsJ-associated glyceraldehyde-3-phosphate dehydrogenase produces the protein MSVRVGINGFGRMGRLGLRAGWGRDGFSIVQVNEIATDAAGSAHLLKFDSVHGPWTHETAARNERLLVDDVALAYSSDKAIAETDWSGCDIVIEATGRHHKHPQTLTGYFDQGVKKVIVAAPTEGALDIVYGVNDDQYRPDQHHLLTAASCTTNCLAPIVKVMHEQIGIVHGCMTTLHNITNTQTIVDKGHKDLRRARACGQSLIPTSTGSARAITKIFPELIGRLNGHAVRVPLLNASLTDFVFEAARPVTAEQVNDYFRLAAEGELRGILGYEERPLVSVDYVNDPRSAIVDALSTMVIDGTQVKVYAWYDNEWGYVNRMMELTARVARDL, from the coding sequence GTGTCGGTACGTGTCGGTATTAACGGTTTTGGTCGCATGGGTCGGCTGGGTTTGAGGGCCGGCTGGGGGCGGGATGGGTTTTCCATCGTGCAGGTGAACGAGATCGCCACCGATGCGGCGGGTTCGGCCCATCTGCTGAAGTTCGATTCGGTGCATGGACCCTGGACGCACGAGACCGCTGCGCGCAATGAGCGGCTGCTGGTGGATGATGTGGCGCTGGCCTATTCATCCGATAAGGCCATTGCCGAAACCGACTGGTCCGGCTGCGACATTGTGATCGAGGCGACCGGCCGGCATCACAAGCATCCACAGACCCTGACGGGCTATTTCGATCAGGGCGTGAAGAAGGTGATTGTCGCCGCACCCACCGAGGGGGCGCTGGATATTGTCTATGGCGTGAACGATGATCAGTACCGGCCGGACCAACACCATCTGCTGACTGCGGCCTCCTGCACCACCAACTGCCTGGCGCCCATCGTCAAGGTGATGCACGAGCAGATCGGCATTGTGCACGGCTGCATGACCACCCTGCACAACATCACCAATACGCAGACCATCGTGGATAAGGGCCACAAGGACCTGCGCCGCGCGCGGGCCTGTGGCCAGTCGCTGATTCCCACCTCGACCGGCTCGGCCAGGGCGATCACCAAAATCTTTCCTGAACTCATCGGCAGGCTTAATGGCCATGCGGTGCGCGTGCCGCTGCTCAATGCCTCGCTTACCGATTTTGTGTTTGAGGCCGCGCGGCCGGTCACCGCGGAACAGGTGAATGACTATTTCCGGTTGGCGGCGGAGGGTGAGCTGCGGGGCATTCTCGGTTATGAGGAGCGGCCGCTGGTGTCGGTGGATTATGTGAATGATCCGCGCTCCGCGATTGTCGATGCGCTGTCCACCATGGTGATCGACGGCACCCAGGTGAAGGTCTATGCCTGGTACGACAATGAGTGGGGCTATGTAAACCGCATGATGGAGCTGACGGCCAGGGTCGCCCGGGACCTGTAA
- a CDS encoding metalloregulator ArsR/SmtB family transcription factor, whose protein sequence is MTVQPAPFFQLLSDETRLRCLLLMQAQGELCVCELIHALGVIQPKVSRHLAALRDAGVVKDRRQGQWIYYQLHPELPGWAGEVIAATAAATGDQAPFHADRLALASMPNRPGAACCA, encoded by the coding sequence ATGACTGTTCAGCCTGCGCCATTTTTCCAGCTCTTATCCGACGAGACGCGTCTGCGTTGCCTGTTGTTGATGCAGGCGCAGGGTGAGCTGTGTGTTTGTGAGCTTATCCATGCGCTGGGGGTGATTCAGCCCAAGGTATCTCGGCATCTGGCGGCGTTGCGGGATGCGGGGGTGGTGAAGGACCGGCGGCAGGGGCAGTGGATCTATTACCAGCTGCATCCCGAGCTGCCGGGGTGGGCTGGCGAGGTGATCGCGGCCACGGCGGCGGCGACGGGGGATCAGGCCCCTTTTCATGCGGACAGGCTGGCGCTGGCGTCGATGCCGAATCGTCCGGGTGCGGCCTGCTGCGCCTGA
- a CDS encoding aldo/keto reductase — translation MNRRAFIQWLTGLGSALAFSSALSAPISQQHTRTIPSSGERLPVIGLGTWITFGIDPEDKANMNQREQVLREFLRLGGGVLDSSPMYGNAEKVIGLCLERIGHHKGLFSATKVWTRGHRQGFFQMEQSQALWGLPQLDLMQVHNLLDWETHLPSLRAMKEEGKFRYVGVTTSHGRRHEELIKIMRTEPLDFVQFTYNLLDREAEQYLLPMAADRGIAVIINRPFQRGGLFDHVGRQPLPAWASEIECKTWAQFFLKFIVSHPAVTCAIPATSRVDHLKENMQAAYGPLPDMALRKKMVDTIRAIS, via the coding sequence ATGAACCGCAGAGCGTTTATTCAGTGGTTAACAGGCTTAGGGTCTGCGCTGGCGTTCAGCTCGGCGTTATCTGCTCCAATATCGCAACAACATACTCGAACAATTCCCTCCAGTGGGGAGCGGTTACCCGTGATTGGCCTTGGCACCTGGATCACCTTTGGCATTGATCCAGAAGATAAAGCGAACATGAATCAACGGGAACAGGTGCTGCGTGAGTTTCTCCGTCTGGGCGGGGGTGTGCTGGACTCTTCTCCAATGTACGGTAATGCCGAGAAGGTCATTGGGCTCTGTTTAGAGCGCATCGGTCATCATAAGGGTCTGTTTTCTGCCACCAAGGTCTGGACCCGCGGTCATCGACAGGGCTTTTTCCAGATGGAGCAATCCCAGGCCTTGTGGGGATTGCCCCAGCTTGACTTGATGCAGGTACATAACCTGCTGGATTGGGAAACCCACCTGCCAAGCTTGCGGGCGATGAAAGAAGAGGGAAAATTTCGTTATGTGGGAGTGACCACGTCCCATGGGCGGCGCCACGAAGAACTCATCAAGATTATGCGTACTGAGCCATTGGATTTTGTGCAGTTCACCTACAATCTTCTGGATCGGGAAGCGGAGCAGTATCTATTGCCGATGGCGGCCGACAGGGGGATTGCCGTCATTATTAATCGACCCTTTCAACGCGGCGGTTTGTTTGATCACGTGGGTCGGCAGCCATTACCTGCCTGGGCAAGTGAAATTGAATGCAAAACGTGGGCCCAATTCTTCCTAAAATTTATCGTTTCTCATCCTGCCGTTACGTGCGCCATACCGGCGACGTCACGGGTGGATCATTTAAAGGAAAACATGCAGGCAGCCTATGGGCCTTTACCCGATATGGCCCTGCGCAAGAAAATGGTGGATACCATCCGGGCGATTTCATAG
- a CDS encoding flavodoxin domain-containing protein gives MNLLILYGSLEGQTKKISDRLAGIIRDKGHQVTAQSGEDLPATFSVDNFDAAILGGSIHMGKYPAYLNSFVASHRDWLNAVPSAFFTVCMAVNSANTKSRDEAKHYGDKLTAQTGWTPKLTQTFAGAVKYTQYNFFTRFIMRWISSREGGSTDTSRDHEYTDWAAVERFAEDFIGVIEQQGNKSG, from the coding sequence ATGAACCTGCTTATTCTATATGGTTCACTGGAAGGCCAGACGAAGAAAATATCGGATCGATTGGCCGGTATTATTCGGGATAAGGGGCATCAGGTCACTGCTCAGTCGGGCGAAGATTTGCCGGCTACTTTTTCGGTCGATAATTTTGATGCTGCCATACTTGGTGGCTCCATTCATATGGGAAAATACCCGGCATATTTAAATAGTTTTGTCGCATCACACCGTGATTGGCTTAATGCTGTACCCTCGGCCTTTTTTACCGTGTGCATGGCCGTGAATAGCGCGAATACAAAATCAAGGGATGAAGCAAAGCATTATGGCGATAAATTGACGGCGCAAACCGGATGGACCCCGAAACTGACTCAAACCTTCGCTGGCGCGGTGAAGTACACCCAATATAACTTTTTTACACGCTTTATCATGAGATGGATTTCCAGTCGGGAAGGCGGCAGTACCGATACGTCGCGCGATCATGAATACACGGACTGGGCAGCGGTGGAACGTTTTGCGGAGGATTTTATTGGCGTGATTGAGCAGCAAGGCAATAAAAGCGGCTAG
- a CDS encoding DUF3014 domain-containing protein — protein MKSFSYIVFILLLAGAGAYYYFQLDKAREQETRAIPTAPLQVPEDETPEILHPVPESLVMMGDATEETQAETEPEEPLPPLMESDDRIREIISGMFDNDLVKQMVQQTGLIHRFVLTIDSLPSDKVPIKYRLFPTTSGKFLVQTDASDKILVDPENFARYDAYMQLLDKLDTEQFAKWYTRYYPLIQEEYDALGYKSRYFNDRFISVIDHLLETPDLTGPIELVQPNVFYNFADPALQELSAGQKILLRIGPANRKRVQAKLIEIRKALASPQ, from the coding sequence ATGAAATCATTCTCCTACATTGTCTTTATTTTATTACTCGCTGGAGCGGGAGCTTATTATTACTTTCAGCTCGACAAGGCACGCGAACAGGAAACCCGGGCCATACCGACAGCGCCGCTACAGGTTCCAGAGGACGAAACGCCGGAAATCCTGCACCCTGTCCCAGAATCCCTGGTAATGATGGGTGATGCTACTGAAGAAACGCAGGCTGAAACTGAGCCGGAAGAACCTTTGCCACCTCTCATGGAAAGCGATGACCGGATAAGGGAAATTATATCGGGGATGTTTGACAATGATCTGGTCAAGCAGATGGTACAACAGACCGGCCTCATCCATCGTTTCGTGTTGACGATTGACTCTCTCCCCAGCGACAAGGTACCCATCAAATATCGTCTTTTTCCGACAACCTCAGGAAAATTTCTGGTGCAAACAGATGCCAGCGATAAAATCCTTGTCGACCCGGAAAACTTCGCCCGCTATGACGCCTATATGCAACTACTCGACAAGCTGGACACGGAACAATTCGCGAAATGGTATACCCGCTACTATCCCCTGATTCAGGAAGAGTATGATGCCCTGGGTTACAAAAGCCGCTACTTCAATGACCGTTTTATTTCCGTCATCGACCATCTGCTGGAAACGCCAGACCTCACCGGCCCTATCGAACTGGTGCAACCCAACGTCTTTTATAATTTTGCCGATCCGGCCCTGCAAGAATTATCCGCAGGACAGAAAATCCTGTTACGCATAGGACCTGCAAACCGGAAGCGTGTACAAGCCAAATTGATCGAGATTCGCAAGGCACTCGCTTCGCCGCAATGA